Proteins from a genomic interval of Desulfovibrio piger:
- a CDS encoding sunset domain-containing protein, giving the protein MKKMLAILMILGLVCSSSGLALSATAQQAAPAAAPAAQPAPKAAPKNVEAGYRGNPESKIYHNSSCRYYKGKSVSKTFASPADAKAAGYRPCKVCKG; this is encoded by the coding sequence ATGAAGAAAATGCTCGCCATTCTGATGATCCTGGGGCTCGTTTGCTCTTCCTCCGGTCTCGCCCTGAGTGCGACTGCCCAGCAGGCCGCTCCGGCGGCGGCCCCTGCCGCCCAACCCGCCCCCAAGGCTGCGCCCAAAAATGTGGAGGCAGGCTATCGCGGCAACCCGGAAAGCAAGATCTATCACAACTCTTCTTGCCGCTATTATAAGGGCAAGAGCGTCAGCAAAACTTTTGCCTCCCCGGCGGATGCCAAGGCCGCCGGGTACCGCCCCTGCAAGGTCTGCAAGGGCTAG
- a CDS encoding pentapeptide repeat-containing protein, with the protein MSHQHSHPQSMAGKNFANADLAGKDFRGVELRGANFAGADLRGANLELADLAGANLVNAELAKANLSWANLAGAALNEADLTDADLREARLNGAILENALLDGANLTSASLRGADLSGASLRDACLEGAWLDGVIGLSDK; encoded by the coding sequence ATGAGCCATCAGCATTCCCACCCGCAAAGCATGGCGGGGAAAAATTTTGCCAATGCCGATCTGGCCGGCAAGGATTTTCGGGGCGTCGAGCTGCGGGGGGCCAATTTCGCCGGTGCCGACTTGCGGGGCGCCAATCTTGAGCTGGCCGATCTGGCCGGGGCCAACCTTGTCAACGCGGAGCTGGCAAAGGCCAATCTTTCCTGGGCCAATCTGGCGGGAGCGGCGCTCAATGAAGCAGACCTGACTGATGCCGACCTGCGGGAAGCCCGGCTGAATGGTGCCATCCTGGAAAATGCCCTGCTGGATGGCGCGAACCTAACAAGTGCCAGTTTGCGGGGCGCTGACCTGAGCGGGGCCAGCCTGCGCGATGCCTGTCTGGAAGGGGCGTGGCTTGACGGCGTCATAGGACTCTCGGACAAGTAA
- a CDS encoding DUF456 domain-containing protein: MEGFIALASFSLAYAFIVLLGLILLLNILGLPANWVVVLLVVLWKFLHPAAGALDVWFWIMFLGLAVLGEVLEMGVQVMNAKRHGSSTSGTVAGMVGAIAGAIFLAPLFFGLGAFIGALVGAWLGCLVMELLRGRPGKEAFDAAFGTMMGRFLGTVCKLGTGSAMVVLTAHRIWPDMAPVPPPLRPVVPEPGQVVMLLKNWLC; the protein is encoded by the coding sequence ATGGAAGGATTCATCGCGCTGGCCTCGTTCAGTCTGGCCTATGCGTTCATCGTCCTGCTGGGGCTGATCCTGCTGCTCAACATCCTTGGCCTGCCCGCCAACTGGGTGGTGGTGCTGCTGGTGGTGTTGTGGAAGTTCCTGCACCCGGCCGCCGGGGCCCTGGATGTCTGGTTCTGGATCATGTTCCTGGGCCTGGCTGTCCTGGGCGAGGTGCTGGAAATGGGCGTGCAGGTCATGAATGCCAAACGGCACGGCTCCAGCACGTCCGGCACCGTGGCCGGTATGGTGGGGGCCATCGCCGGGGCCATCTTTCTGGCACCGCTCTTTTTCGGGCTGGGGGCGTTCATCGGGGCTCTGGTGGGCGCCTGGCTGGGCTGCCTGGTCATGGAACTGCTGCGTGGCCGTCCCGGCAAGGAGGCCTTTGATGCGGCCTTCGGCACCATGATGGGGCGTTTTCTGGGAACGGTCTGCAAACTGGGCACGGGCAGCGCCATGGTCGTGCTGACGGCCCACCGCATCTGGCCGGATATGGCTCCGGTACCGCCGCCGTTGCGTCCTGTGGTGCCGGAACCCGGGCAGGTCGTGATGCTGCTGAAGAACTGGCTGTGTTGA
- a CDS encoding RNA methyltransferase produces MSLDLLQVVLVQTRFPENIGMAARACVNMGSHSIRLVAPERWDREKARPLATPKGQGVLDDVQVLPDVSAAVADCSLVIGTTARTGGWRRSLLSPEQAAGEVAQALERGEKVAIVFGPEDRGLDNDAIQHCQRLVTIPTNPEASSLNLAQSVLLLLYECAKAVRARQHEAAGEKAPAEGGSGRVISSADYERLLDNLKDMLLRLDCLHGDNPDYFLMPWRRLLARAQVRRHEYDALMGLCRQVRNKLDGGNKA; encoded by the coding sequence ATGTCACTGGATTTGTTACAAGTTGTTTTGGTTCAGACGCGCTTTCCCGAGAATATCGGCATGGCTGCCCGCGCCTGTGTGAATATGGGCAGCCACAGCATCCGTCTGGTGGCGCCGGAGCGCTGGGACAGGGAAAAAGCCCGTCCTCTGGCCACTCCCAAAGGGCAGGGCGTGCTGGATGACGTCCAGGTCCTGCCGGACGTGTCGGCTGCCGTGGCGGATTGCTCGCTGGTCATCGGGACGACGGCCCGGACAGGTGGCTGGCGACGTTCCCTGCTTTCCCCCGAGCAGGCCGCGGGAGAAGTGGCCCAGGCCCTGGAGCGGGGAGAAAAGGTAGCCATCGTGTTCGGCCCTGAGGATCGGGGGCTGGATAATGATGCCATCCAGCATTGCCAGCGGCTGGTGACCATCCCCACCAATCCCGAGGCCAGCTCCCTCAATCTGGCGCAGTCGGTATTGCTGCTGCTGTATGAGTGCGCCAAGGCCGTACGGGCCCGCCAGCATGAGGCTGCCGGGGAAAAGGCTCCGGCGGAGGGCGGCTCCGGCCGCGTCATCTCCTCTGCCGACTACGAGCGTCTGCTGGACAATCTGAAGGACATGCTGCTGCGTCTGGATTGCCTGCACGGGGACAACCCGGATTATTTCCTGATGCCGTGGCGGCGCCTGCTGGCCCGGGCCCAGGTGCGGCGGCATGAATACGACGCGCTGATGGGATTGTGCCGTCAGGTCCGTAACAAGCTGGATGGCGGCAATAAGGCCTAG